A stretch of Lathyrus oleraceus cultivar Zhongwan6 chromosome 6, CAAS_Psat_ZW6_1.0, whole genome shotgun sequence DNA encodes these proteins:
- the LOC127093154 gene encoding uncharacterized protein LOC127093154 — protein sequence MASSSSKTKSSSNKLYSYSTSNAPFSTSSPNFASSTSSSTFFNKPHTQTHTHSHHHHHHQRSASPTRVNLTTGSLSNFGFSIDQRSISPNRTVPSHVISKKNHHHHHQKKTCMCSPTTHPGSFRCSLHKNISSNSLHHGESYPSSRLNMRRSAMKNSLVRIGGVEGEWVKRALTALIRPSSHQQKRRDAFEPRSSRLSVMSKADE from the coding sequence ATGGCTTCTTCATCATCAAAAACAAAATCTAGTTCTAATAAGTTATATTCATATTCCACATCAAACGCACCGTTTTCAACTTCCTCACCAAACTTCGCTTCTTCCACAAGCTCTTCCACTTTTTTCAATAAACCACACACTCAAACTCACACCCACAgccatcatcatcaccatcatcaaCGATCGGCTTCACCCACACGTGTCAACCTAACCACCGGTTCACTTTCCAACTTTGGGTTTTCCATCGATCAACGGTCCATTTCTCCAAACCGAACCGTTCCAAGCCACGTCATCAGCAAGAAGAATCACCACCACCATCACCAGAAGAAAACGTGCATGTGTTCACCGACGACGCATCCTGGTTCGTTCCGCTGCAGCCTACACAAGAACATCAGTTCAAATTCACTCCATCACGGTGAATCGTATCCGTCGAGTCGCCTCAACATGCGTAGATCAGCTATGAAGAATTCACTGGTGAGAATTGGTGGAGTTGAAGGCGAGTGGGTGAAACGAGCATTAACTGCTTTGATTCGTCCTTCTTCGCATCAACAGAAGAGGAGAGATGCGTTTGAACCTAGATCGAGTCGTCTCTCCGTCATGTCTAAGGCGGATGAGTGA